One stretch of Hymenobacter chitinivorans DSM 11115 DNA includes these proteins:
- a CDS encoding glycosyltransferase — MSVPSTPYLATQTLTVLVPVYNEEESLTQFVVEMNQFLAQTPLPTTVLFVNDGSTDGSLALLRSICGQDTRYELISLSRNQGLSTAIKAGIDHCRSTLVGYIDSDIQTTPLDFLRFLEFFPAYDMVNGIRAKRQDTLVKKLSSKLANTVRRTLINDGIQDTGCPLKIIKIEYARRLPLFHGMHRFLGALVQLQGGQVKQLPVQHFPRFAGTAKYTLWNRAWKPLVDTFGFRWIRSRWKNYEIGEVLRAESRPADGGGR, encoded by the coding sequence ATGTCCGTGCCCTCTACGCCGTATCTGGCCACCCAAACGCTGACCGTGCTGGTTCCCGTCTATAACGAGGAGGAAAGCCTGACGCAGTTCGTGGTCGAGATGAACCAGTTTCTCGCCCAAACGCCGCTGCCCACCACCGTGCTCTTCGTCAACGACGGCAGTACTGATGGGTCCCTGGCCTTATTGCGCAGCATCTGCGGCCAGGATACGCGCTACGAGTTGATTTCCCTTTCGCGCAATCAGGGGCTGAGCACGGCCATCAAGGCCGGCATCGACCACTGCCGCAGTACCCTGGTGGGCTACATCGACTCCGACATCCAGACCACCCCGCTGGATTTCCTGCGCTTTCTGGAGTTTTTCCCCGCCTACGATATGGTCAACGGCATTCGGGCCAAGCGCCAGGATACGCTGGTCAAGAAGCTGTCCTCGAAGCTGGCCAACACCGTGCGCCGCACCTTAATCAACGACGGAATTCAGGATACGGGCTGCCCGCTGAAGATTATCAAGATAGAATACGCCCGCCGGCTGCCGCTTTTTCACGGTATGCACCGTTTCCTGGGCGCATTGGTGCAGCTGCAGGGCGGCCAAGTCAAGCAGCTGCCGGTGCAGCATTTCCCGCGCTTTGCCGGCACGGCCAAGTACACGCTCTGGAACCGGGCCTGGAAGCCGCTGGTCGATACCTTTGGGTTCCGCTGGATCCGCAGCCGCTGGAAAAACTACGAAATCGGGGAGGTGCTGCGCGCCGAATCCCGCCCGGCCGACGGCGGGGGGCGGTAG
- a CDS encoding lipid-A-disaccharide synthase N-terminal domain-containing protein, with translation MSTQTLALVIGLVSQLLFSSRIVLQWVQSERARRVLVPVLFWKVSLLSSFLMILYGMLRHDPVILGAQLLSYGIYIRNLQLLGEWRKLSRWFRGAAYGFPLALLSWFASGTSHVNLGRLLHPAIPGGWLLLGAVGQAVFLLRFVYQWLYSERRGTSVLPLGFWVVSLAGSLLILFYAVLRLDYVLLLGNVFGTVVYARNILLLRREQQQAA, from the coding sequence ATGAGTACGCAAACCCTGGCGCTGGTTATTGGGCTGGTGTCGCAGCTGCTCTTTTCCAGCCGCATCGTGCTGCAGTGGGTGCAGAGTGAGCGGGCCCGGCGGGTGCTGGTGCCCGTACTATTTTGGAAAGTCAGCCTGCTGTCCTCGTTTCTGATGATTCTCTACGGCATGCTGCGCCACGACCCGGTAATCTTGGGAGCCCAGCTGCTGAGCTACGGTATCTACATCCGCAACCTGCAGCTGCTGGGTGAGTGGCGGAAGCTGAGCCGCTGGTTTCGGGGGGCGGCCTACGGGTTTCCGCTCGCGCTGCTCAGCTGGTTTGCCAGCGGCACGTCCCACGTGAATCTAGGGCGTCTGCTGCACCCGGCCATTCCCGGTGGCTGGCTGCTGCTGGGGGCGGTAGGGCAGGCCGTGTTTTTGCTCCGCTTCGTTTATCAATGGCTGTACTCCGAGCGCCGGGGGACCTCCGTACTGCCTCTGGGCTTCTGGGTGGTGAGCTTAGCCGGGTCCCTGCTTATTCTGTTCTACGCCGTGCTGCGCCTCGATTACGTTCTGCTGCTGGGCAATGTCTTCGGCACCGTGGTGTACGCCCGTAATATTCTGCTGTTGCGCCGGGAGCAGCAGCAGGCCGCCTAA
- a CDS encoding tetratricopeptide repeat protein, with amino-acid sequence MKKIFLTLVAAAALHTASAQNSAVTNAILNQRSGLLDKAQADIDKAIVNEKTSGKAKTWYTRGEIYEQLTASPIFGKNLKPGEGTKVAFESYSKAVELDGKTGEFGKLAVAKLDNLYGVALNAGVEGYNAKNYDAALESYRMAQQIRPQDTTAFLYAAYAAEAKQDFATAKDTYGKLLAMNYKSPAVYGRMLQIARQEKNEAEAQKVIQQALAAYPNNKAFMLEELNMYLSSGRGAEAIGKVEKAIAADPTNGNLYAVLGSLYDQSKQPEKASAAYKKAVEVDPNNFDAQFNLGVYNYNKAADLFTKASKMDLATYQKSGKKFEADGKKYFQDSLPYFEKALQLQPNDRAVISSLQKVYVRLGRTADAEKMNTRLESLK; translated from the coding sequence ATGAAGAAGATTTTTCTGACGCTTGTAGCGGCGGCGGCGCTGCACACGGCCTCGGCCCAAAACTCGGCCGTGACCAATGCTATTCTGAACCAGCGCAGCGGCTTGCTTGATAAGGCTCAGGCCGATATTGACAAGGCCATTGTAAATGAGAAAACTTCCGGCAAAGCCAAAACGTGGTACACCCGGGGCGAAATCTACGAGCAACTCACGGCCAGCCCAATTTTCGGTAAAAACCTGAAACCCGGCGAGGGCACCAAGGTAGCTTTCGAATCGTACAGCAAGGCTGTGGAGCTGGACGGCAAAACCGGCGAATTCGGTAAGCTGGCCGTGGCCAAACTCGACAACCTCTACGGAGTGGCTCTGAACGCCGGCGTGGAGGGCTACAATGCCAAAAACTACGATGCCGCCCTGGAGTCGTACCGCATGGCCCAGCAAATCCGGCCCCAGGACACGACGGCTTTCCTGTATGCGGCTTACGCGGCCGAAGCCAAGCAGGATTTTGCCACGGCAAAAGACACGTACGGCAAGCTGCTGGCTATGAACTACAAGTCGCCGGCCGTGTACGGCCGCATGCTGCAGATTGCCCGGCAGGAGAAAAACGAAGCTGAAGCGCAGAAAGTAATTCAGCAGGCGCTGGCCGCGTACCCCAACAATAAGGCCTTCATGCTCGAAGAGCTGAATATGTACCTGAGCTCGGGGCGGGGCGCTGAGGCTATCGGTAAAGTAGAAAAGGCCATTGCCGCAGATCCTACCAATGGCAACCTGTACGCCGTACTCGGCTCGCTCTACGATCAAAGCAAGCAGCCGGAAAAAGCGTCGGCGGCCTACAAGAAAGCCGTTGAAGTAGATCCGAACAATTTTGACGCGCAGTTCAACCTGGGCGTCTACAACTACAACAAGGCCGCGGACCTGTTTACCAAGGCCAGCAAGATGGACTTGGCCACGTACCAGAAATCGGGGAAGAAGTTTGAAGCTGACGGCAAGAAATACTTCCAGGATTCGCTGCCGTACTTCGAGAAGGCCCTGCAGTTGCAGCCCAACGACCGGGCTGTGATTTCGTCGCTGCAGAAAGTATACGTGCGTTTGGGTCGCACGGCGGATGCCGAGAAAATGAACACCCGTCTGGAATCGCTCAAGTAA
- the gyrA gene encoding DNA gyrase subunit A, which produces MAEGEKIIPINIEDEMRGAYIDYSMSVIISRALPDVRDGLKPVHRRVLYGMSELGVSYNKAYKKSARIVGEVLGKYHPHGDSSVYDTMVRMAQDWSLRYPLVDGQGNFGSIDGDSPAAMRYTEARLKRLSDEMLGDLDKDTVDFQPNFDDSLEEPSVMPSKFPNLLVNGTTGIAVGMATNMPPHNLTETVSGIIAYLDNPEITIPELMEHVIAPDFPTGGTIYGYEGVKQAFETGRGRIVMRAKAQFETLPSGKEQIIITEIPYMVNKASMIEKTAALINEKKIEGISDLRDESDRDGMRIVYDLKRDAMPNVVLNQLYRYTQLQSSFGVNNVCLVKGRPMTLNLKELIHYFVEHRADVVVRRTRYELAEAQKRAHILEGLLIALDHLDEVIALIRASRDGDVARAQLIERFALSEIQARAILDMRLQRLTGLERDKIVAEYEELMRLIDHLKAVLASDVLQRQIIKDELIDIRERYGDKRRTAIEYAGGDFSMEDMIADESMVITISREGYIKRTALDEYRTQGRGGVGARGAASKQDDFTEHLFVATTHEYLLFFTELGRVFWLKVYEVPEGGKNAKGRPIQNLIEIPREDSVRSVLNVRGLRDPDYLENTFLMFCTEQGTVKKTPLEAYSRPRTAGINAITINEGDRLLDVQLTTGSSEIVVALRSGRAVRFPEEKVRSMGRNAAGVRGISLADENDRVVGMVCITDPTSQELLVVSENGYGKRSSLDEYRVTNRGGKGVRAMKITDKTGALVAIKDVQDSDDLMIINKSGITIRLRMSDLRTIGRATQGVRLLKISAGDEISSVAKVASDDKETEVLEGEAGENGTPEGAGDVVLDSTLATDDVAPDTLSAS; this is translated from the coding sequence ATGGCGGAAGGCGAAAAGATCATTCCGATTAACATTGAAGACGAGATGCGTGGCGCCTACATCGATTACTCGATGTCGGTCATCATCTCCCGGGCCCTGCCCGACGTGCGCGACGGCCTGAAGCCCGTGCACCGCCGCGTGCTCTACGGTATGTCGGAGCTGGGCGTATCCTACAACAAAGCCTATAAAAAGAGTGCCCGTATCGTGGGCGAAGTGCTGGGTAAGTACCACCCGCACGGCGACTCCTCGGTCTACGACACGATGGTGCGCATGGCCCAGGACTGGAGCCTGCGCTACCCGCTCGTCGACGGCCAGGGTAACTTCGGCTCCATCGACGGCGACTCGCCGGCGGCCATGCGTTACACGGAAGCCCGCCTCAAGCGCCTTTCCGACGAAATGCTGGGCGACCTGGACAAGGACACCGTCGATTTCCAGCCCAACTTCGACGACTCGCTGGAAGAGCCCAGCGTCATGCCCTCGAAGTTTCCCAACCTGCTGGTCAACGGCACGACGGGTATTGCCGTGGGTATGGCCACCAACATGCCGCCCCACAACCTGACCGAAACCGTCAGCGGCATCATTGCCTACCTCGATAACCCCGAGATTACCATTCCCGAGCTGATGGAGCACGTTATTGCTCCCGACTTCCCGACGGGTGGTACCATCTACGGCTACGAAGGGGTGAAGCAGGCTTTCGAAACCGGCCGGGGCCGCATCGTGATGCGCGCCAAAGCCCAATTCGAAACCCTGCCCAGCGGCAAGGAGCAGATCATCATCACCGAAATTCCCTACATGGTGAATAAGGCCTCGATGATCGAGAAAACGGCGGCCCTCATCAACGAGAAGAAGATCGAAGGTATTTCGGACTTGCGCGACGAGTCCGACCGCGACGGTATGCGCATCGTCTATGATCTGAAGCGCGACGCCATGCCCAACGTGGTGCTCAACCAGCTCTACCGCTACACCCAGCTGCAGTCCTCGTTCGGCGTCAACAACGTGTGCCTGGTCAAAGGCCGCCCGATGACGCTCAACCTCAAGGAGCTGATTCACTACTTCGTCGAGCACCGCGCCGACGTGGTCGTGCGCCGCACCCGCTACGAGCTGGCCGAAGCCCAGAAGCGGGCCCACATCCTGGAAGGCCTGCTCATTGCCCTCGACCATCTCGATGAGGTTATTGCCCTGATCCGCGCCTCCCGCGACGGCGACGTGGCCCGGGCCCAGCTCATCGAGCGTTTCGCGCTGAGCGAAATTCAGGCCCGCGCCATTCTGGACATGCGTCTGCAGCGCCTCACCGGCCTGGAGCGCGACAAGATCGTGGCCGAGTATGAGGAGCTGATGCGCCTGATCGACCACCTTAAGGCTGTTTTGGCCTCTGATGTGTTGCAGCGCCAGATCATCAAAGACGAGCTGATCGATATTCGGGAGCGCTACGGCGACAAGCGTCGCACGGCCATCGAATACGCCGGCGGCGACTTCTCGATGGAGGACATGATTGCCGACGAGAGCATGGTTATTACCATTTCCCGCGAAGGCTACATCAAGCGCACCGCCCTCGACGAATACCGGACTCAGGGCCGGGGCGGCGTAGGAGCCCGGGGCGCGGCTTCCAAGCAGGACGACTTCACCGAGCATCTGTTTGTGGCCACCACCCACGAGTACCTGCTCTTCTTCACCGAGCTGGGCCGGGTGTTCTGGCTCAAGGTGTACGAAGTGCCGGAAGGAGGGAAGAACGCCAAAGGCCGGCCGATTCAGAACCTTATCGAGATTCCCCGCGAAGACTCGGTACGCTCCGTGCTGAACGTGCGCGGTCTGCGCGATCCGGACTACCTGGAAAATACTTTCCTGATGTTCTGCACCGAGCAGGGCACCGTGAAGAAGACTCCGCTGGAGGCCTACTCGCGGCCCCGCACGGCCGGTATCAACGCCATTACCATCAACGAGGGCGACCGGCTGCTCGACGTGCAACTCACCACCGGCAGCAGCGAGATTGTCGTGGCCCTGCGTTCGGGTCGGGCGGTGCGTTTCCCCGAGGAGAAAGTTCGCTCCATGGGCCGCAACGCCGCCGGGGTGCGCGGTATCAGCCTGGCCGACGAAAACGACCGGGTAGTGGGCATGGTCTGCATCACGGACCCCACCTCGCAGGAACTGCTCGTGGTTTCGGAAAACGGCTATGGCAAGCGCAGCTCCCTGGATGAGTACCGCGTCACCAACCGCGGGGGCAAGGGCGTCCGGGCCATGAAGATTACCGACAAAACCGGGGCGCTGGTGGCCATCAAGGACGTGCAGGACTCGGATGATCTGATGATTATCAACAAGTCCGGCATTACCATTCGTCTGCGGATGAGCGACTTGCGCACCATCGGTCGGGCTACCCAGGGCGTGCGGCTGCTGAAAATCAGCGCCGGCGACGAAATTTCCTCGGTGGCCAAAGTGGCTTCCGACGACAAGGAAACCGAGGTGCTGGAGGGCGAAGCCGGGGAAAACGGTACGCCGGAAGGGGCGGGGGATGTAGTCCTGGACTCGACCCTGGCCACCGACGACGTGGCGCCCGACACGCTGAGCGCCAGCTAA
- a CDS encoding HD domain-containing protein → MSTTVLSAAQAEQIIAHTADFVRDKFLGEGSGHDWEHIRRVWHTSRALAATVPTADQLVTELGALLHDVADWKFHDGDEEAGPRAARAWLSGLQVEEAVIQRVETIIREISFKGLGVPTPMSTPEGEVVQDADRLDAIGAIGVARAFAYGGHKGRPLHDPAVAPISHDSFESYKKNTAPTLNHFYEKLLHLRERLHTPAARRVAQERHQFLETFLQQFLREWEGQDLPAAPNTPA, encoded by the coding sequence ATGTCTACTACCGTCCTTAGCGCCGCCCAGGCCGAACAAATCATTGCTCATACCGCCGACTTCGTGCGCGACAAATTCCTGGGCGAAGGCTCGGGCCACGACTGGGAGCACATCCGCCGGGTGTGGCACACCAGCCGGGCCCTGGCCGCCACCGTGCCCACCGCCGACCAGCTCGTCACGGAGCTGGGCGCCCTGCTGCACGACGTGGCCGACTGGAAATTCCACGACGGCGACGAAGAGGCCGGCCCCCGCGCGGCCCGGGCCTGGCTCAGCGGGTTGCAGGTCGAGGAAGCCGTCATTCAGCGCGTGGAGACCATTATCCGCGAGATTTCCTTCAAGGGCCTGGGCGTACCCACGCCCATGAGCACGCCGGAAGGGGAGGTGGTCCAGGATGCCGACCGCCTCGACGCCATCGGCGCCATCGGCGTGGCCCGGGCCTTTGCCTACGGCGGCCACAAGGGCCGCCCCCTGCACGACCCGGCCGTGGCGCCCATCAGCCACGACTCTTTCGAGAGTTATAAAAAGAACACGGCGCCCACGCTGAATCACTTTTACGAGAAGCTGCTCCACTTGCGCGAGCGGCTGCACACGCCCGCCGCCCGCCGGGTGGCCCAGGAGCGCCACCAGTTTCTGGAAACCTTCCTGCAGCAGTTTCTGCGCGAATGGGAAGGGCAGGACCTGCCCGCTGCTCCCAATACCCCGGCCTAG
- a CDS encoding cupin domain-containing protein, giving the protein MNQPPAFPVSTATAEHYRWGEGCDGWHLVKTAALSIIQERMPAGAREVSHYHERAYQFFFVLAGEATLEINGVPHRLQAQQGLAVPPLVVHQLRNESGQELHFTVTSQPPSHGDRILV; this is encoded by the coding sequence ATGAATCAGCCCCCGGCTTTTCCCGTCAGCACTGCCACTGCCGAGCACTACCGCTGGGGAGAGGGCTGCGACGGCTGGCACCTGGTCAAAACGGCCGCGTTGAGTATCATTCAGGAGCGCATGCCCGCCGGGGCCCGGGAAGTAAGCCACTACCACGAGCGGGCCTACCAGTTCTTTTTCGTGCTGGCCGGGGAGGCTACCTTGGAAATAAATGGCGTACCCCACCGTTTGCAGGCCCAGCAGGGCCTGGCCGTCCCGCCGCTCGTGGTGCACCAGCTGCGCAACGAGTCGGGCCAGGAACTGCACTTCACCGTCACGTCCCAGCCGCCCAGCCACGGCGACCGAATCTTAGTTTAA
- the parS gene encoding type II RES/Xre toxin-antitoxin system antitoxin: MRKTPVATMVDLMGGGAVIPQLVHNELDLLAVALKGLSVQALRALQQRLGFSNKEISVVLGVSESTLARREQAKRALTLDEAEKTIQLSAVLAKGLDVFEDQDDFHHWLDTPNPALGQVRPKELLSSAIGREQVREILGRIEHGIYS, encoded by the coding sequence ATGCGTAAAACTCCGGTGGCCACCATGGTTGATTTGATGGGTGGTGGCGCCGTCATCCCGCAGCTGGTACACAACGAGCTGGACCTACTGGCCGTGGCCCTGAAAGGCTTGTCGGTGCAGGCGCTGCGGGCGTTGCAGCAGCGGCTGGGCTTTTCCAATAAGGAAATCAGCGTGGTGCTGGGCGTCTCGGAAAGCACCCTGGCCCGACGCGAGCAGGCCAAGCGCGCCCTGACCCTGGACGAAGCTGAGAAAACCATTCAGCTCTCGGCCGTGCTGGCCAAGGGCCTCGACGTATTCGAGGACCAGGACGACTTTCACCACTGGCTGGACACGCCCAACCCGGCTCTGGGTCAGGTGCGGCCCAAGGAGCTGCTCTCCTCGGCCATCGGGCGGGAACAGGTGCGCGAAATCCTGGGCCGCATTGAGCACGGTATTTATTCGTAG
- a CDS encoding RES family NAD+ phosphorylase: MRLYRLGKFPYIQDTTGQGGLYYSGRWHEKGVQILYTSEHLSLAKLEVLANSPSLPRNYFALTLEIPDDTPFQKVAVDELPANWQEMPYPLELAQLARTWLEEGKFWILRVPSAHAPTEWNYLLNPLHPDHRQLRVVSVEPHPFDARLKSEPGGN, translated from the coding sequence ATGCGCCTGTACCGGCTGGGCAAGTTTCCCTATATTCAAGATACCACCGGCCAGGGCGGCCTGTATTACTCGGGGCGCTGGCACGAAAAGGGCGTCCAGATTCTGTATACCTCCGAGCATTTGTCGTTAGCCAAGCTGGAAGTGCTGGCCAATTCGCCCTCGTTGCCGCGCAACTACTTTGCCCTGACCCTGGAAATTCCTGACGACACGCCGTTCCAGAAAGTAGCCGTGGACGAGCTGCCGGCCAACTGGCAGGAAATGCCCTACCCGCTGGAGCTGGCCCAGCTGGCCCGCACCTGGCTGGAGGAAGGCAAGTTCTGGATCCTGCGGGTGCCCTCGGCCCACGCGCCCACGGAGTGGAACTACCTGCTCAACCCCCTGCACCCCGACCATCGGCAGCTGCGCGTCGTGTCAGTGGAGCCCCACCCCTTCGACGCCCGCCTCAAGTCGGAGCCCGGCGGCAACTAG
- a CDS encoding RNA 2'-phosphotransferase — MDKAQLTRLSKFLSLHLRHQPQALGLTLAEGGWVSVAELLAGCARHGQPITRAQLEEVVTSNDKQRFAFDESGTRIRAQQGHSVEVDLQLLPATPPAVLFHGTVPAALPAIRQEGLQKRQRHHVHLSPDEATARRVGQRRGQPLILAIEAGAMQQAGFVFYESGNGVWLTDHVPPQYLREL, encoded by the coding sequence ATGGACAAAGCCCAGCTTACCCGCCTCAGCAAATTCTTGAGCCTGCACCTGCGCCACCAGCCCCAGGCCCTGGGCCTCACCCTGGCCGAGGGCGGCTGGGTGAGCGTGGCCGAGCTGCTGGCCGGCTGCGCCCGCCACGGCCAGCCTATTACCCGCGCCCAGCTGGAGGAAGTGGTAACCAGCAACGACAAGCAGCGCTTTGCCTTCGACGAGTCCGGTACCCGCATCCGGGCCCAGCAGGGCCACAGCGTCGAAGTCGACCTGCAGCTGCTGCCGGCCACGCCGCCCGCGGTGCTCTTTCACGGTACGGTGCCCGCCGCGCTGCCCGCCATTCGCCAAGAAGGGCTGCAAAAACGGCAGCGCCACCACGTGCACCTCTCGCCCGACGAGGCCACGGCCCGCCGCGTGGGCCAGCGCCGGGGGCAGCCCCTGATTCTGGCTATTGAGGCCGGGGCCATGCAGCAGGCCGGCTTCGTGTTCTACGAGTCCGGCAACGGGGTCTGGCTCACCGACCATGTGCCGCCCCAGTACCTGCGGGAGCTGTAA
- a CDS encoding sensor histidine kinase has translation MTLKNRIRLSVLTMLLLLLLVGVYSYSVLHGLDRRAQHVQRANLHSVELGRQMLWALSGLTQQPSRPTALQEFRRALTREGANITEPGEAELVDSLTQNLADYQRLLDNQAPLAQRQAELLQLQAQTNRLLTMNLAASGRQGEEAARTVRAAKTTLLVILVLSTVLGASLVLRLPRIVVRPLRRLSADIELATDPATGVALPIERHDEVGNVAQAFNRVLGQMQDLRTASRAELLMQRNRMESIVQGLDEGLLLIDQNRRIILVNPVASELLGQPAEALIGQLAADVARHNEFLQTLLTAEAQAAPHEPAQPPEYTVMRHGQEAYYRLAVQPILSYNELTAQTEFVGHILSLRNITDFKKLDQVKSNFLATVSHELKTPLASINLSLKLLQDERTDTAERQRIAGGIRLETQRLLRMVGELIDVSRLDAGVGIKLNPEPVALALVMDYADDTIMAQLEDKQLELRYALPEDLPAVRADLEKTTWVVINLMANAIRYSPPGEQIHISAEQRGELVQVSVRDCGPGIPAEYHDRIFQRFAHIPNKAGVKGGSGLGLSISREFITSQGGELWVESQPGCGSVFHFTLPVMG, from the coding sequence ATGACCTTGAAAAACCGAATCCGGCTGAGCGTGCTCACCATGCTGCTCTTGCTACTGCTGGTGGGCGTGTACAGCTACAGCGTGCTCCACGGCCTGGACCGCCGGGCCCAGCACGTGCAGCGGGCCAACCTGCACTCGGTGGAGCTGGGCCGGCAGATGCTCTGGGCCCTGAGCGGCCTGACCCAGCAGCCTTCCCGCCCCACGGCCCTCCAGGAGTTTCGCCGGGCCCTGACCCGGGAAGGCGCCAACATCACCGAGCCCGGCGAGGCTGAGCTGGTCGACAGCCTGACCCAGAACCTGGCCGACTACCAGCGCCTGCTCGATAACCAGGCCCCGCTGGCGCAGCGCCAGGCCGAGCTGCTCCAGCTCCAGGCCCAAACCAACCGCCTGCTGACGATGAACCTGGCCGCCTCGGGCCGGCAGGGCGAGGAAGCCGCCCGCACCGTGCGGGCCGCCAAAACCACCCTGCTCGTGATTCTGGTGCTTAGCACGGTGCTCGGGGCCAGCCTGGTGCTGCGCCTGCCCCGCATCGTGGTGCGCCCGTTGCGCCGCCTCAGCGCCGACATCGAGCTGGCCACCGATCCGGCCACGGGAGTAGCCCTGCCCATCGAGCGGCACGACGAAGTCGGCAACGTGGCTCAGGCCTTTAACCGGGTGCTGGGCCAGATGCAGGACCTGCGCACGGCCAGCCGGGCCGAGCTGCTGATGCAGCGCAACCGCATGGAAAGCATCGTGCAGGGCCTCGACGAAGGCCTGCTGCTTATCGACCAGAACCGCCGCATTATTCTGGTCAACCCCGTGGCCAGTGAGTTGCTGGGCCAGCCCGCCGAGGCCCTTATCGGCCAGCTGGCCGCCGACGTGGCCCGCCACAACGAGTTTCTGCAAACCCTACTCACTGCCGAGGCCCAGGCCGCTCCGCACGAACCGGCCCAGCCCCCCGAGTACACCGTCATGCGCCACGGCCAGGAAGCGTACTACCGGCTGGCGGTGCAGCCAATTCTGTCCTACAACGAGCTGACGGCCCAGACTGAGTTTGTGGGTCACATTCTGTCCCTGCGCAACATCACCGATTTTAAGAAGCTGGATCAGGTCAAGTCCAACTTCCTGGCCACCGTCTCGCACGAGCTCAAAACCCCGCTGGCCAGCATCAACCTCAGCCTGAAGCTGCTCCAGGATGAGCGCACCGACACGGCCGAGCGCCAGCGCATTGCCGGCGGCATCCGCCTCGAAACCCAGCGCCTGCTGCGCATGGTGGGGGAGCTCATCGACGTGAGCCGCCTCGACGCGGGCGTGGGCATCAAGCTCAACCCCGAGCCCGTGGCCCTGGCCCTGGTCATGGACTACGCCGACGACACCATCATGGCCCAGCTCGAAGACAAGCAGCTCGAGCTCCGTTATGCCCTGCCCGAGGACCTGCCCGCCGTGCGCGCCGACCTGGAAAAAACCACCTGGGTCGTCATCAACCTCATGGCCAACGCCATCCGCTACTCCCCGCCGGGTGAGCAAATCCACATCAGCGCCGAGCAGCGCGGCGAGCTGGTGCAGGTGAGCGTACGGGACTGCGGCCCCGGCATCCCGGCCGAGTACCACGACCGGATTTTCCAGCGTTTCGCCCACATTCCCAATAAGGCCGGCGTCAAGGGCGGCTCGGGCCTGGGGTTGAGCATCAGCCGGGAGTTCATCACCTCCCAGGGCGGCGAGCTGTGGGTGGAAAGCCAGCCCGGCTGCGGCAGCGTATTTCACTTCACCCTGCCGGTGATGGGGTAG
- a CDS encoding porin, translating into MKFALVFVAALLLTGSASAQQPALPDSAAPATVLPAGLTVYGFADAYYGYDFTGKAPQRPGFLYAHNRANEFALNNAVLGVRYEEARVRGALALHTGTYVEANYANEPTVLRNIYEAYAGFRPTAKSWLDVGIFTSHIGFESALSKDNWTLTRSLMAENSPYYEAGARFTYEVSPTLTATFLVLNGWQQIRDVNRAKSLGTQLQWKPTAKWLLNSSTYYGNDQTPGNSRRRRFFHDFYLTYTATDKLSVAGVLDIGTQQGENRSNQDVWHAASAFVRYQATPQWAVAGRAEYYSAEHGVQISAGRPAGTDPNTELQGASLNLDYAPSRHLTARVEGRVLRSNTGLFPDSDNLPAKTYGNVTTSIALSF; encoded by the coding sequence ATGAAATTCGCCCTTGTTTTCGTTGCCGCTTTGTTGCTAACCGGTTCCGCCAGTGCCCAGCAGCCCGCTTTGCCCGACTCGGCCGCGCCGGCTACGGTCTTACCGGCGGGGCTGACCGTCTACGGCTTTGCCGACGCCTACTACGGCTACGACTTTACCGGCAAGGCTCCGCAGCGGCCCGGCTTTCTGTACGCGCACAACCGGGCCAATGAGTTTGCCCTCAACAATGCCGTGCTGGGAGTGCGCTACGAAGAAGCCCGGGTGCGCGGGGCCCTGGCCCTGCATACCGGCACTTACGTGGAGGCCAATTACGCCAACGAGCCGACGGTCTTGCGCAACATCTACGAGGCCTACGCCGGCTTCCGGCCCACGGCCAAAAGCTGGCTCGACGTGGGCATTTTCACTTCCCACATCGGGTTTGAGTCGGCCCTGAGCAAGGACAACTGGACGCTGACCCGCTCCTTAATGGCCGAAAACTCGCCTTATTACGAAGCCGGGGCCCGCTTTACCTACGAGGTGTCGCCCACGCTTACGGCCACGTTCCTGGTGCTCAACGGCTGGCAGCAGATTCGGGACGTAAACCGGGCCAAGAGCCTGGGCACCCAGCTGCAGTGGAAGCCCACGGCCAAATGGCTGCTCAACTCCAGCACCTACTACGGCAACGACCAGACCCCGGGCAACTCCCGGCGTCGCCGCTTCTTCCACGATTTTTACCTGACCTACACTGCTACCGACAAGCTTTCCGTGGCCGGAGTGCTCGACATCGGCACCCAGCAGGGTGAAAACCGCAGCAACCAGGACGTGTGGCACGCCGCCTCGGCCTTCGTGCGCTACCAGGCCACGCCGCAGTGGGCCGTAGCGGGGCGGGCCGAGTACTACTCGGCCGAGCACGGCGTGCAGATTAGCGCCGGCCGGCCGGCCGGCACCGACCCCAACACCGAGCTGCAGGGCGCTTCGCTCAACCTGGACTACGCGCCCAGTCGCCACCTCACGGCCCGGGTGGAAGGGCGGGTGCTGCGCAGCAACACGGGTTTGTTTCCTGATTCCGATAATTTGCCGGCCAAAACCTACGGCAACGTGACGACCAGTATTGCCCTGAGCTTTTAA